Within Desulfobacter sp., the genomic segment AAACCTCCCGGGCCACCACCCACGCGGAACCGGTTTACGAGGAAGAGGGCGTTATCCACTATTGTGTGGCCAACATGCCCGGTGCCGTTGCCAGGACCTCCACCCGGGCCCTGACCAATGCCACCCTTCCCTATGCCATTGAAATTGCAAACAAGGGCTGGAAAAAAGCCATGCAGGACAATAAGGAAATCAAACTGGGCGCCAACGTCATTAATGGCAAGATCGTATACAAGGCCGTTGCAGAGGCCTTTGACCTTGAGTACACCCCCGTTGAAAACTTCCTTTAGATTGTTTGACGGCGGTATCTGCCGCTCCTGAATAAAAAAGCGCCCGGTACAGTCCTTTCGTGCCGGGCGTTTGCTTTTTTTGTCTTTGTTTTAAAATCCGGTATCCGTTCCGGATAAATTTTTTTTCCAATATTTGACTAATCCCTTTAAATCCTTTAGTTCCTTAATAATTGCCCTGCCGGCCTCTGCCGGGGGAAGACTGTGCTGCCGCCCGAAAGGAAAACCGGATGAAGCTCAAACTCAGGCTCCGCTACAAGGACCGCATCGGCATTGTGGCCGATGTTTCCCAGATCGTTGCCGCCAGCGGATTAAACATCGTGTTTATGGAGGTGGTCCGAAAGGACGACACCGCCGTTGTATTCATGGAAATTGAAGGCCGGCTGCTCCAGGATGAACTGGATACGGTGATAGAGGGCCTCAAGGGTACAGCGAATTTCCAGGAGGTCAATTTAATCGACACCCTGCCCCAGGAAGAGCGGGAGGACCGGTTCCGGGTGGTGCTGGACAATATCAGCGACGGGGTGATTTCCATAGACCGGGAGGGACGGATCACCACCATCAACAAGGTCGCGGCCCAGGTGTACAACCTTTCCCCCGATCAGGTCATCGGGCGGAATATACGGGATATCGACCTGCCCCAGTACGCCATACTGGAGAGTCTGGAAGGCCAGAGCCTGAAAAACGTCAAGCAGAACCTGATCACCTCCCAGGGCAGGTATCAGTATATCTCCACCTGCCGCCCCTTGCGGGACTCCTCGGGCATGATCGTCGGCGCAGTGGAAATTGCAAAGGACATGCATGAAATCAAGAAAATGGCCAAAAGCTTTTCCGAACCCGCCCAGATCGGCTTCAGCGACATTATCGGTAAAAATTCCGTGATCAAGGCCGCCATCACCTTTGCCCAGAAGGTGGCCGTCACCGGTGCGCCCATTGCCATCCGGGGCGCTTCGGGCACGGGCAAGGAATTGTTCGCCCGGGCCATCCACACGGCGAGCCGGCGGTCGGGCAGCTTTGTGCCCATCAATTGCGCCGCCCTTCCCGATCCCCTCTTGGAAAGCGAACTCTTCGGATATGAAAGCGGCACCTTTACCGGGGGCAAAAAAGAGGGCAAGGCCGGATTGTTTGAGACGGCCCGGGAGGGCACGGTATTCCTGGATGAAATTGCGGACATGTCCCTGGCCTCCCAGGCCAAGCTGCTCCGCCTGATCCAGGAGGGGGCGGTGCGCCGGGTGGGGGGATCAAAGGAAATCCCCATCAACGCAAGGATCATCACGGCCACCAACAAGAACCTTGAGCAGCGGGTGGAGGACAAGAAATTCCGCAAGGATTTATACTACCGCATCTCTGTGCTGCCCATCCACATCCCCCCCCTGAGCCAGCGGCTGGATGATATCCCCCTGCTGGTGGAGCATTTCCTTTTTACCCTGACCTCCAGGCTGGAAAAGCAGATGCCCGGCCTCACCGCCTCTGCCTACGACAAGTTGAAACAGCACCTCTGGCCGGGCAATATCAGGGAACTTAAAAATGTGGTGGAACGGGCCGCCATATTGAGCGAAGGCCGTTCAATCGATGTGGACAGCATCCTTTTCAGCCATGAGATGCCCCACAGCGCGATTCCCATGAACCACAGCCCGGCCCTGACCCAGTCCTCCCTCAAGTCCCAGGTGGGTGAACTGGAGAAAAAAATCATTGTCAGTGCACTCAAGACCCATCACACCATCCGCCAGGCCGCCCGGGTGCTCCAGATTTCCCATCCGGCCCTGCT encodes:
- a CDS encoding sigma 54-interacting transcriptional regulator, giving the protein MKLKLRLRYKDRIGIVADVSQIVAASGLNIVFMEVVRKDDTAVVFMEIEGRLLQDELDTVIEGLKGTANFQEVNLIDTLPQEEREDRFRVVLDNISDGVISIDREGRITTINKVAAQVYNLSPDQVIGRNIRDIDLPQYAILESLEGQSLKNVKQNLITSQGRYQYISTCRPLRDSSGMIVGAVEIAKDMHEIKKMAKSFSEPAQIGFSDIIGKNSVIKAAITFAQKVAVTGAPIAIRGASGTGKELFARAIHTASRRSGSFVPINCAALPDPLLESELFGYESGTFTGGKKEGKAGLFETAREGTVFLDEIADMSLASQAKLLRLIQEGAVRRVGGSKEIPINARIITATNKNLEQRVEDKKFRKDLYYRISVLPIHIPPLSQRLDDIPLLVEHFLFTLTSRLEKQMPGLTASAYDKLKQHLWPGNIRELKNVVERAAILSEGRSIDVDSILFSHEMPHSAIPMNHSPALTQSSLKSQVGELEKKIIVSALKTHHTIRQAARVLQISHPALLNKMKKYKIRKTTRIRS